A part of Aegilops tauschii subsp. strangulata cultivar AL8/78 chromosome 2, Aet v6.0, whole genome shotgun sequence genomic DNA contains:
- the LOC109736834 gene encoding zinc finger BED domain-containing protein RICESLEEPER 1, whose amino-acid sequence MEMEHAVIQQQVVEYPEEHEVEVDVDNIMKTEVAYGSGVHSTAFRYKHKKRSKVWEEYKPIFLNGKVQFAECLYCHNRLSCKDSNGTSHLWRHQKICPAKSEAVVEGQQKDSYFSYVLVNGDGPVSPIDPANQIISETLDDIGSATPSRFKSKVWKEFTPIYVEGKLQAADCIHCQKRLSANKFGGRSHLSRHLLTCPGRLESLHNQHKFLFEPSSAPFNSRVNDELSPALTNGKVQIAEYANKLPRTSTSDDTIHTVQPIQMVPAHPPPTSDGASLKKQRTSYTNISTDKNAGKFCQETSYQELAKMIILHAYPFSVVEHEEMRRVIKNLNPMVGMVSHNDMKDHCTALFQKEKINIKDVLTLSSRRVSLSASIWTPDGPEPTVNYLCLTAHFVGDDWKVHRVIIKFGMFWSSPTNLERIIHCKEASVPESESGSYNVMWDAIRDWNLDQKILSLTSVGDVRNNANTVKLKEMLIEKKCLPIRGKLYNIPCLDDILNSVVAAGQADILRFVGDAVMGFFVAHASSPSAQQQLLEVISQMSLKCPQEDAKWWHKFYFRLEVLLHFKKSFPSEEVLNLEDMNVAESICKILRTFYRVIEVISCPSSVTANIYFNEVWKVRTVLQEEASNGNGEFSGMVMEMQEAFHGYWQNSYLWLSIPVVLDPRFKIGFIEFRLKRAFGTNSESYLSDIRETVRELFNEYCNPTDLPSTASNSAALDADNDLLEDWDQHLNEQASCQISTELDDYLEEGLVPRKDEFDILNWWMNHTTKYPTLAAMAQDILAMPASAVQSEAAFSSSGPVIPKHYSTLNIKTIEALVCARDWMR is encoded by the exons ATGGAGATGGAGCATGCTGTGATCCAGCAGCAGGTCGTGGAGTACCCCGAGGAGCATGAGGTGGAGGTGGACGTGGACAACATCATGAAGACGGAGGTGGCGTACGGTTCCGGGGTTCACAGCACCGCGTTCAGGTACAAGCACAAGAAGAGGTCCAAGGTCTGGGAGGAGTACAAGCCCATCTTCCTCAACGGCAAGGTGCAGTTTGCCGAGTGCCTCTACTGCCACAACCGGCTCAGCTGCAAGGACTCCAACGGCACGAGCCACCTGTGGCGGCACCAGAAGATCTGTCCTGCCAAGTCGGAGGCGGTGGTGGAGGGGCAACAGAAGGATTCATACTTCTCGTACG TTTTGGTGAATGGAGACGGTCCAGTGTCACCAATTGACCCGGCCAATCAGATTATTTCGGAGACGCTTGATGACATCGGCTCAGCAACTCCAAGCAGATTCAAGTCGAAGGTGTGGAAGGAGTTTACGCCCATTTATGTCGAGGGGAAACTCCAGGCTGCAGATTGCATTCACTGCCAAAAACGTCTCAGCGCAAATAAGTTTGGAGGGAGAAGCCATCTTAGTCGACATCTCCTAACCTGTCCAGGACGGCTTGAAAGTCTCCACAATCAGCATAAGTTTTTGTTTGAGCCTTCGAGTGCACCTTTCAACTCCAGGGTGAATGATGAGCTCTCGCCTGCCTTGACAAATGGGAAGGTTCAGATTGCAGAATACGCTAACAAGCTCCCCAGGACTAGTACCTCTGATGACACCATCCACACAGTCCAGCCCATTCAAATGGTGCCAGCACACCCACCACCAACATCAGATGGTGCAAGCCTGAAGAAACAGAGGACCTCATATACGAACATTTCAACTGACAAGAACGCCGGGAAGTTTTGTCAAGAAACATCTTACCAAGAGCTAGCCAAAATGATAATTCTACATGCTTATCCTTTTTCAGTTGTGGAGCATGAAGAAATGAGAAGAGTTATAAAGAATCTCAACCCTATGGTTGGGATGGTTTCTCATAATGATATGAAAGATCATTGCACTGCTTTATTTCAGAAGGAAAAGATAAATATTAAGGATGTACTTACACTTTCCTCCCGACGTGTGTCTCTGTCAGCAAGCATCTGGACTCCTGATGGACCTGAGCCAACAGTAAATTACCTCTGTTTGACAGCACATTTTGTTGGTGATGACTGGAAAGTTCACAGAGTAATAATCAAATTTGGCATGTTTTGGTCCTCACCTACTAATTTGGAAAGGATAATACACTGCAAGGAGGCTTCTGTCCCGGAGTCTGAAAGTGGATCGTACAATGTCATGTGGGATGCAATTAGAGACTGGAATCTTGATCAGAAGATTTTGAGCTTGACTTCTGTAGGTGATGTTAGGAACAATGCAAATACCGTTAAGCTAAAGGAAATGCTCATAGAAAAGAAGTGCCTTCCTATTCGAGGCAAGCTATACAACATTCCTTGTCTGGACGACATCTTAAATAGTGTTGTTGCCGCAGGGCAAGCAGATATACTTCGCTTTGTTGGTGACGCAGTAATGGGATTTTTTGTGGCACATGCATCTTCACCTTCAGCCCAACAACAGCTTCTGGAAGTCATTTCACAAATGAGTTTGAAGTGTCCACAAGAAGATGCTAAGTGGTGGCACAAATTTTATTTTAGGCTTGAAGTTCTTTTGCATTTCAAGAAGTCATTTCCTTCTGAAGAAGTGCTGAATCTAGAAGATATGAATGTTGCTGAGTCTATTTGCAAGATTTTGAGGACGTTTTATCGTGTCATTGAAGTAATATCTTGCCCTAGCTCTGTCACAGCAAATATATACTTTAATGAGGTTTGGAAAGTGAGGACGGTGTTGCAAGAAGAAGCATCAAATGGTAATGGAGAATTTTCTGGAATGGTTATGGAGATGCAGGAAGCGTTCCATGGGTATTGGCAAAATTCGTACTTGTGGTTGTCAATACCTGTTGTTCTGGATCCTAGATTTAAAATCGGTTTCATTGAGTTTCGTCTGAAGCGAGCTTTTGGCACAAATTCCGAGAGCTACTTATCTGACATACGTGAAACGGTCCGTGAACTCTTCAATGAATACTGCAACCCTACAGATCTGCCAAGCACAGCTTCAAATAGTGCAGCTTTGGATGCGGATAATGATTTATTGGAAGATTGGGATCAGCATCTCAATGAACAAGCAAGTTGTCAGATATCTACAGAACTTGATGACTACCTTGAAGAGGGTCTAGTTCCAAGAAAGGATGAGTTTGACATTCTAAACTGGTGGATGAATCATACCACAAAGTACCCAACGCTAGCAGCTATGGCGCAGGACATATTAGCTATGCCAGCTTCTGCTGTCCAATCTGAAGCAGCATTCAGCAGCAGCGGACCGGTAATTCCAAAGCACTACAGCACATTGAACATCAAGACTATTGAAGCACTTGTGTGTGCTCGAGACTGGATGAGATAA